The genomic window TATCATACTTAAAGGAAGCTGCCTTTCGACATCTAACCGCTTTAGTTCTTCTTCAAAATAATGACGGTTATAAAGACCTGTCACATTATCGTGAAAAGTTAAATACCTGATTTTTTCCTCGTTGCGCTTTCTTTCAGTAATATCCTGGACAATCACAATATACCCGTATATTTCATAATTTAATTTTAACGGCGTTATTGAGCAGTCGATATGCATCCTCCCGGATTTTTTCGTATTATAAAGTCTCATCGATTTTACAATGTCAAAATCAAATTCCGTCTCATACCTGACCGCTTCGCCGCCGAGCAACTTTGCTTTTTGATCCTCCTGAAGGTTATGATCCTCAAACAGTCTAAAACCCTTTACTTCGTCGGGATTTACGACACCGAATATCTCCATGAACGCCCGATTAACCTCCAAAAGTCTTCCGTTTTTATCGTAAATCTCTATCCCCAGAGGCGACTGCAAAAATATGTTTTTAAACTTCTCTTCACTCTCTTTAATGTTTTGCTCCATAAATTTTGCCTTTAGCAATTCTTCTATTCTTTTGAAAAAATGGAATACAGTTTATTGCCGCGCAATGAAATTTTATGGTCATTTTCAAAATACATAAATCCCAATCTTCCGCCGTCAAGATAATATACAAAAGAGTTTTCTGGTTTAATCATAAGCATTTCTTCAAGATTTTGTTTGCTTTTGAACCCAAAATAATGCTCTTTTTTCTCCCCATTCTCGGACAGCAGCACAACAGCCAGCCGGCGCGTGCCGAAAAGCCTGGTAGATTTTTCTGTTATCTCCTCCATAAATTCATCAAAACCTTGAGGATAACTCAAAGAAGCAATTTCATAAAAAACAAAAAGATCATAAATATTAAAACCCGTATTATTCAATGCTTCACCACCCTGCTGCAACTACCATCGTCTTATTATGAAATAAAGGCACCGATGAGTAAGCGCCTATCTCGCCAAAAGTCAGCATTCCTATTACGGGAATGTTTTGACCCACCATGTCTAAAACAGTTCTCAGTTCTTTTTCAAAATCTTTTTTCATTAACAGATAACGCGACACACAATCGAATAAAAATATGGCTCTGGGCTTCGGCTGATTTAAAAGTACAAGTTTTGCCACTTCCTCTGCGGGTAGTTATAAAGCTTTCCAAATTTCCTGTCATCAAAGCAATAGCGCTATTTTGTGGTATTTCAGAAACAAGTTTTATGCTCCCATCTTCATTAGCGCTGATAGGGGTCCCGTATAAGAAATTTCGTACCGGCGCACGGCATGCCAAAAGGATGCCTCATGCCTAAAAAAGCAAATCCGCTTTTATCTTTTAAGCCAAGATTTTTTGAATATACATCGAAGGCAGGGAAACCATCAATTTCATAAACAATTTTACCTGATGACCTGGTCACAATCATCGGCTCGCCCCATGGCACCCACCCGTGACCTATGCCAACTTTAAATTTAAGCCCTCTCAACAGGGCAATAACAATACTCCGGACCTCAACTCCCCTTTCTGTAAATTGATGTGCACTGGAAAAACTTAAATTGTCGCCCGTCCCGCCGCCAATATATGTAAAATCCGGACCCAGAATATTGTATATCCTGCGAAGAATCAGGGGCATATTATCGCATGAGCAGTCAGGAAAGATAAATAATGTACCCGAATCAAAGGTAAATTCCCTTAATTTTTTCTCAATCAAATTGCATTCAGGCAATGATTTTATTTCTTCAGGGTTAATAACCAGAGTTTCGGCTTCAATCCCGCCTTTTTCAATAGCACAAATACCTACTCCTTTTTCAAAAACGCCCTCGGCGGTTATTACCCCAGCGGTGCTGCCTCCTATTAATCTCGACTTCCCGATGACTTCTTTCACACTTTTATAAACAATTTCTTGATCATAATTTGCGGTGCAGAATAAAAATGTTATGGCCGGTTCCCCAGTTACGCCCAATGCCTGCTCAACTGCAAGTTTTCCAGCCAAAAACGGATCGTCTTCACAGCTGAAGCCTACCCCTACCTTCATTAAAATTATGCCCCCTTTAGCTTCTCATACACCAGATAAACATACATACCACTTTTTCTGCAATTAGCATTTTGCCCATTCTAACTTGAGGTAATTTTTCTCCTAAATCACTCTCATGTAAATTATAGAAAAAAAGTATCAGTAACGCAATTAATTTCTAACATCAAACAGTCAATATTTTTTACCCCATGTTGAATGTAAATAGATAAAATGGTATAATACGGACAATCCTGATAATAAGATTAAGGGAGGAAAGGTTAAATATGGAACTTAAGGGCTCCAGGACTGAAAAGAATTTGCTGGCGGCTTTTGCCGGCGAATCACAGGCACGGAATAAATACACCTACTTTGCTTCGGTAGCGAAAAAAGAAGGCTACGAGCAGATTGCCGGAATATTTCTGGAAACAGCCGAAAACGAAAAGGAACACGCAAAGATGTGGGCAAAGTTTTTAGGCCTCATAGGCGACACCCCGGGGAACCTGGAAGAGGCCGCCAAGGGTGAGAATTATGAGTGGACAACCATGTACAAAGAATTTGCAAAGACTGCCAGGGAGGAGGGATTTGACGAAATCGCCGGTTATTTTGAAAAAGTGGCCGAAGCTGAGGCCGCCCATGAAGCAAGATACCTGAAGCTTCTTGAGCGTCTAAAAGACGGCTCCGTTTTCAAGCGCCCCGTTCCTATTAAATGGCGCTGCCGCAACTGCGGTTATGTCTACGAGGGCGTCGAACCTCCGGAAAAATGCCCGGCTTGCGCTCACCCAAAAGCTTTTTATGAACCCGCCGCCGACAACTATTAACCTTTATGAAAAGCCCCGTCTTCAAGACTTGAAAACGGGGCTTTCGATCTTTTTTGAGAATTTCCTTCTCCTATACCGCGATTTAATGAGAGGTTTCCGACTGCGAGTGGCAGTAATTACCTTTTAATATCATCAGCCA from Biomaibacter acetigenes includes these protein-coding regions:
- a CDS encoding FIST C-terminal domain-containing protein, coding for MAKLVLLNQPKPRAIFLFDCVSRYLLMKKDFEKELRTVLDMVGQNIPVIGMLTFGEIGAYSSVPLFHNKTMVVAAGW
- a CDS encoding FIST signal transduction protein; the protein is MKVGVGFSCEDDPFLAGKLAVEQALGVTGEPAITFLFCTANYDQEIVYKSVKEVIGKSRLIGGSTAGVITAEGVFEKGVGICAIEKGGIEAETLVINPEEIKSLPECNLIEKKLREFTFDSGTLFIFPDCSCDNMPLILRRIYNILGPDFTYIGGGTGDNLSFSSAHQFTERGVEVRSIVIALLRGLKFKVGIGHGWVPWGEPMIVTRSSGKIVYEIDGFPAFDVYSKNLGLKDKSGFAFLGMRHPFGMPCAGTKFLIRDPYQR
- the rbr gene encoding rubrerythrin, which produces MELKGSRTEKNLLAAFAGESQARNKYTYFASVAKKEGYEQIAGIFLETAENEKEHAKMWAKFLGLIGDTPGNLEEAAKGENYEWTTMYKEFAKTAREEGFDEIAGYFEKVAEAEAAHEARYLKLLERLKDGSVFKRPVPIKWRCRNCGYVYEGVEPPEKCPACAHPKAFYEPAADNY